From Primulina huaijiensis isolate GDHJ02 chromosome 15, ASM1229523v2, whole genome shotgun sequence, one genomic window encodes:
- the LOC140959342 gene encoding uncharacterized protein — protein sequence MARTKSLDNMETHMGNMGTTMKSLETQIGQLANALKDQNRGQFPSNTEVNPREQCKAVTLRSGKKIGIPDSAEESVETLVEEDDGKGVSVREEKVEEPKKVREQQPLPKVNLPYPQRFKKNGLDDQFAKFLEIFKKIHINIPFADALEQMPNYAKFIKDVMSKKRKLQEFETVKLTKECSAILQRKLPQKLKDPGSFTIPCVIGGSRVNRALCDLGASINLMPFSIYRTLEIGEVKPSTITLQLADRSL from the coding sequence ATGGCTAGAACCAAGTCTCTGGATAACATGGAGACACACATGGGCAATATGGGTACCACGATGAAATCTTTGGAAACACAGATTGGGCAATTGGCCAATGCTTTGAAAGATCAGAACAGAGGACAGTTTCCCAGCAATACGGAAGTGAATCCTAGGGAGCAATGCAAAGCTGTCACATTGAGGAGTGGCAAGAAAATTGGAATCCCAGACTCGGCTGAAGAGAGTGTAGAGACTCTTGTTGAGGAAGATGATGGAAAGGGTGTAAGTGTTAGAGAAGAGAAAGTAGAGGAACCCAAGAAAGTGCGTGAACAGCAACCTTTGCCAAAGGTGAATCTCCCATATCCACAGAGGTTTAAGAAGAATGGGTTGGATGATCAGTTTGCGAAGTTCTTGGAAATCTTCAAGAAAATACACATCAACATCCCATTTGCCGATGCATTGGAGCAAATGCCCAATTATGCTAAGTTCATTAAGGATGTGATGTCCAAGAAGAGgaaacttcaagaatttgaaaCCGTGAAGCTAACCAAAGAGTGCAGTGCCATACTCCAAAGGAAACTACCGCAAAAACtcaaagatccagggagttttactATTCCTTGTGTTATTGGTGGTTCTAGAGTAAATAGAGCTTTATGTGATTTAGGTGCCAGTATTAATTTAATGCCTTTTTCTATTTATAGGACCTTGGAGATTGGTGAGGTGAAACCTAGCACTATTACTCTGCAGCTGGCGGACAGATCACTTTAA